The genomic window ATTTCAGTCCCATCCTGGGCCATCCCTGCACACACATGTTGACGTAACCCTGCGGAGCAAAAAACTGGCCCACGACGGTAACGTGGACATCGAGCGTCGCTCCGGGCTACAACGACAGGGCCCGGGTGGTCTCGGTGTCCGACATCATGGAGGACCTCTTGGAGCCTCCCGGCACCTTGGTGAACTTGCCCGGCATGCACAGGCAGGCCTGGAACACCTTGACCAGGTCCTTGCGGAACCGTACCCCGATGAACGCGTAGAGGAAGGGGTTGATGCAGCTGTGGGTGTAGGCCAGGCTCTTCATGACCTGGCTGGCAATGTCGAAGCGCCGGGCCTCCTCGCAGTCGGTGATGGTGGTGTTGGCCGCCTGCACGGCCTCCACCACCAGGACGCTGTTGTACGGCAGCTGGGAGAGGACGAacaccgccaccaccgccagGATCACGCGCAGCGCCTTGTGCTTCTCGAAGCTCCTGGCCTGCAGCAGGGTGCGGACGATGACGAAGTAGCAGAAGAACATGACCAGGAACGGCAGGCAGAAGCCCATGCAGATCTGGAGGGCGAGGACCAGGATCTTGGTGCGGTTATTCTGGTTGTTCAGGTAGACCATGGTGCAGTAGGAGTTGCCCTCGTAGTCCTCCTTGACGCTGGCAAAGAGGAATTCCGGCATGGCCAGCAGGAAGGCCAGCACCCAGACGCCCAGGCACACCACCTTGCTGTAGAAGAGCCTCTTCTTCTTGGAGTTCTGGGCCTTGGTGGCCTGCACGATGGCGATGTAGCGGTCCACGCTGATGCAGGTGAGCAGCAGCATGCTGCTGAAGAAGTTGATCTTGTAGACGGCCGACACCGTCTTGCACAACCCGGACCCGAAGGTCCAGCCCTGGACGGCGTCGGAGGCATAGAAGGGAAGGGTGCCCAGGAAGAGCAGGTCGGCCACGGCCAAGTTGAGCAGGTACACGTCGGTCATGGTCTTCAGGCGGTTTCGGAAGTGGAGGTAGATCCACACCACCAGCAGGTTGCCGACGCCGCCCAGGATGACTATCCCCCAGTAAAGTGGGGGCTCGTAGTACCCCCTAAATGAGCGGACGACGCCCTTGTCGCAAAAAGTATCCAAATCCTCAGTGGTCAGGCTGGTGCTGCCATCATCATTATCCTACAAAACATAATAAGGTGGCAAGAGTCAGAAAGAGACTAAAGTCCTgacattatttatgttatttatgtatattatgtttttataacGCCTGTATTTAATGACACCTGCTGGAGGCACATTATTTTGTTGAGCCTTCAAGAGCTTACAAATTTCTAAATAATAGCCCTCTATGTTTCTTTCAAAATCTAGGTTGCAAAGGATCATGCTCTTCATTTCTATCGTTAAAATGCAAAAGGTGACTTTCCAGCCAATTGAACATTGTGTCTGGTTGCTAAAAGCTACTGTAGTGGTGTCTTAACAGCAAATAACTAATTTCAGTGGTTTTCTAATTTAAATGTATCTT from Anguilla anguilla isolate fAngAng1 chromosome 8, fAngAng1.pri, whole genome shotgun sequence includes these protein-coding regions:
- the ccr9a gene encoding C-C chemokine receptor type 9a; this translates as MTGVYDYMAVTTDYDNDDGSTSLTTEDLDTFCDKGVVRSFRGYYEPPLYWGIVILGGVGNLLVVWIYLHFRNRLKTMTDVYLLNLAVADLLFLGTLPFYASDAVQGWTFGSGLCKTVSAVYKINFFSSMLLLTCISVDRYIAIVQATKAQNSKKKRLFYSKVVCLGVWVLAFLLAMPEFLFASVKEDYEGNSYCTMVYLNNQNNRTKILVLALQICMGFCLPFLVMFFCYFVIVRTLLQARSFEKHKALRVILAVVAVFVLSQLPYNSVLVVEAVQAANTTITDCEEARRFDIASQVMKSLAYTHSCINPFLYAFIGVRFRKDLVKVFQACLCMPGKFTKVPGGSKRSSMMSDTETTRALSL